From Agarivorans sp. Alg241-V36, one genomic window encodes:
- a CDS encoding GyrI-like domain-containing protein: MSKTNYHRKFVPVIRYLEKNYDKNLNLNEVAELAHLSPYYFHRVFKAVTGETPADFIRRLKLEKAATQLFFHKEAVTKVALDFGFSSSQALAKAFRGYFALSPSEVRNCESMEHYNQLLRDSKIGHLLRNNGHALSASSQYDETEHQTRSETMKTEHFEEKTLAYIRVTGPYGEGYAAASERLYGWAGPMGLAEGDSIFIYHDNPELTPAEKCRTDVCLSVPKDVTPPAGIELQTLPAGSYASMRKLVTDTSQYGLYWQQLMTQVVEAELTVDNRPCFEFYHSYDQSSQHADVSFCTSVKL, from the coding sequence ATGAGTAAAACCAATTATCACCGCAAATTTGTACCGGTGATTCGTTACTTAGAAAAAAACTACGACAAGAACTTAAATTTAAATGAAGTGGCAGAACTGGCGCATTTGTCGCCCTATTATTTCCACCGCGTTTTTAAAGCGGTCACCGGTGAAACACCGGCGGACTTTATTCGCCGCTTAAAGCTAGAAAAAGCTGCTACCCAATTGTTCTTTCATAAAGAAGCGGTAACCAAAGTAGCTTTAGATTTTGGTTTTTCAAGTTCTCAAGCTTTAGCGAAGGCTTTTCGTGGTTATTTTGCCTTAAGCCCAAGTGAGGTGAGAAATTGCGAAAGCATGGAGCATTACAATCAGTTGTTAAGAGACAGCAAGATTGGACACCTGTTACGCAACAATGGACACGCTTTAAGTGCTAGCTCCCAATATGATGAGACTGAACATCAAACAAGGAGTGAAACCATGAAAACTGAACATTTCGAAGAAAAGACCTTGGCTTACATTCGGGTAACCGGCCCCTATGGCGAAGGCTATGCTGCTGCCAGCGAACGACTTTATGGCTGGGCTGGCCCAATGGGCTTAGCAGAAGGCGATAGTATTTTTATCTATCACGATAACCCTGAACTTACCCCGGCAGAAAAGTGTCGCACCGATGTATGCTTATCTGTGCCAAAAGATGTTACGCCGCCTGCGGGCATAGAGCTGCAAACTCTGCCAGCAGGAAGTTACGCGAGTATGCGAAAACTGGTTACCGATACGTCTCAATATGGGCTTTACTGGCAACAGCTGATGACCCAAGTAGTAGAAGCAGAGTTAACCGTAGATAACCGCCCATGTTTTGAGTTTTACCATAGTTATGATCAAAGCTCTCAACATGCTGATGTTAGTTTTTGTACCTCAGTTAAATTGTAA
- a CDS encoding S-(hydroxymethyl)glutathione dehydrogenase/class III alcohol dehydrogenase: MDTSNFIKSRAAIAWAPNQPLSVETVDVMPPKKGEVLVKIVATGVCHTDAYTLSGADSEGVFPCILGHEGGGIVEQVGEGVNSVKVGDHVIPLYTPECGECKFCLSGKTNLCQKIRATQGQGLMPDGTSRFYKDGKPIFHYMGCSTFSEYTVLPEISLAKINPSADLKEVCLLGCGVTTGMGAVTKTAKVQAGDTVAIFGLGGIGLSAVIGAAMEKASRIIAIDINESKFELAEQLGATDCINPQTIDKPIQDYIVELTDGGVDFSFECIGNVNVMRSALECCHKGWGESVIIGVAGAGEEISTRPFQLVTGRVWRGSAFGGVKGRSELPDYVERYMAGEFKLSDFITHTMSLDKINEAFDLMHQGKSIRSVIHY; this comes from the coding sequence ATGGATACCAGCAATTTTATTAAGTCTCGTGCGGCCATTGCTTGGGCGCCTAATCAGCCGCTTTCAGTAGAAACCGTTGATGTTATGCCGCCTAAAAAAGGCGAGGTTTTGGTTAAAATTGTTGCCACTGGGGTTTGCCATACCGATGCATACACCTTGTCGGGCGCCGATTCAGAAGGGGTGTTCCCTTGTATTCTCGGTCATGAAGGGGGCGGCATTGTTGAACAAGTGGGCGAGGGGGTTAACTCGGTAAAAGTGGGCGATCATGTTATTCCACTGTATACCCCAGAGTGCGGCGAATGTAAGTTTTGCTTGTCTGGCAAAACCAATCTTTGCCAGAAGATTAGAGCCACCCAAGGTCAGGGCTTAATGCCCGATGGCACGTCGCGTTTTTACAAAGACGGCAAACCAATTTTTCATTATATGGGCTGCTCAACCTTTAGCGAATACACTGTTTTACCCGAGATATCTTTAGCAAAAATTAACCCCAGTGCAGATCTAAAAGAAGTTTGCTTATTGGGCTGCGGAGTCACCACCGGAATGGGCGCTGTGACAAAAACCGCCAAAGTGCAAGCCGGCGATACCGTTGCCATTTTTGGCTTGGGTGGCATTGGCCTATCTGCCGTCATTGGCGCAGCAATGGAAAAGGCTTCACGCATTATAGCCATTGATATTAACGAATCTAAATTTGAGCTAGCCGAGCAACTGGGCGCTACCGACTGCATTAATCCTCAAACCATCGACAAGCCGATTCAAGACTATATCGTTGAGCTCACCGATGGTGGCGTAGATTTCTCGTTTGAATGTATTGGTAACGTAAACGTGATGCGCTCGGCCTTAGAATGTTGCCATAAGGGCTGGGGAGAGTCGGTGATTATTGGCGTAGCGGGCGCTGGTGAAGAAATTAGCACTCGACCTTTTCAATTAGTGACTGGCAGAGTTTGGCGTGGCTCAGCCTTTGGCGGGGTGAAAGGGCGCAGCGAATTGCCCGATTATGTAGAGCGTTATATGGCAGGAGAATTTAAGCTTAGCGATTTTATTACTCACACCATGAGCTTAGACAAAATCAATGAAGCATTTGATTTGATGCATCAAGGTAAAAGTATTCGTAGCGTAATTCACTATTAA
- the fghA gene encoding S-formylglutathione hydrolase: MKLLASNKVFGGLHQRYSHQAESTQCEMTFAVYLPPQATVEQPVPLLYWLSGLTCSDENFMQKAGAFKVAAELGMAIVAPDTSPRGAGVADDPEGAYDLGLGAGFYINATQQPWAKHYQMYSYISEELPVLLEQHFPVTQQRAIAGHSMGGHGALSIAFKNPERFSSVSAFSPICQPTTCPWGQKAFTAYLGSDQQAWLEHDSSILIKRLTPEQRLPLLIDQGSDDSFLAEQLKSETLVDAAKQLDYAINFRMQQGYDHSYFFIASFIEDHLRFHYKYF, translated from the coding sequence ATTAAATTACTCGCCAGTAACAAAGTGTTTGGCGGCCTGCATCAGCGCTACTCTCACCAGGCAGAATCAACCCAGTGTGAGATGACTTTTGCGGTGTATTTGCCACCGCAAGCCACTGTAGAGCAGCCCGTGCCCTTATTGTATTGGTTGTCTGGCTTAACTTGTAGTGACGAGAACTTCATGCAAAAAGCTGGGGCATTTAAAGTGGCTGCCGAACTGGGCATGGCCATAGTGGCCCCAGATACCAGCCCGCGAGGCGCAGGCGTAGCCGATGACCCAGAAGGTGCTTACGATTTAGGTTTGGGTGCTGGGTTTTATATTAATGCCACGCAGCAGCCTTGGGCAAAGCATTACCAAATGTATAGTTACATAAGTGAGGAGCTGCCCGTTTTATTGGAGCAGCATTTCCCTGTTACTCAGCAGCGGGCGATTGCTGGTCACTCCATGGGCGGGCATGGCGCTTTATCTATCGCCTTTAAAAATCCTGAGCGTTTTTCATCGGTGTCGGCGTTTAGCCCAATCTGTCAGCCTACGACTTGTCCTTGGGGGCAAAAAGCCTTTACTGCGTATTTGGGCAGTGATCAACAAGCTTGGCTAGAGCATGACAGTAGCATACTGATTAAACGGCTCACGCCGGAGCAGCGACTACCATTGTTGATTGACCAAGGAAGCGATGACAGTTTTCTTGCTGAGCAGCTAAAGTCAGAAACCCTGGTTGATGCCGCTAAACAGCTCGATTACGCCATCAACTTTAGAATGCAGCAAGGTTACGACCATAGCTATTTTTTCATCGCTAGCTTCATTGAAGACCACCTGCGTTTTCACTATAAATACTTCTAA
- a CDS encoding glycoside hydrolase family 5 protein: MEVIKKCLQGSVILASSILLAACGGGSSTGAASDAQVELDSAYYTDVYGWNASGGLNQTQLGRGLNLGNYLEAPNEGEWTGGRLLVQEDLQIIADAGFKTVRIPVRWSNHAAESSPYQIDASFMARVKQVVNWSLAENLQVVLNVHHYEEMMNDGENMQESHIRRLVGIWQQISEEFPLSEFGQEQVVFELLNEPNGTIGYDDWNDIIARLTQLIWTTMAAEQNDGNEQRTIMIGTANWGHPDGLTELELPSSVNSDNTIVTVHYYEPFYFTHQGADWVSGSNDWIGTPWLGTELDQQPLIELFDRVTAWNEQAGRGFEIFMGEYGVYSLHSEPDHQRAWTAFIAREAEKRNISWAYWEYASGFGAYDPEAGAWRPALIEGLIPTSL, translated from the coding sequence ATGGAAGTGATTAAAAAATGTCTTCAAGGTAGTGTCATACTCGCTAGCAGTATTTTGCTTGCAGCCTGTGGCGGTGGCAGTTCAACAGGAGCAGCCAGCGATGCGCAGGTAGAGCTAGACAGTGCTTATTACACCGATGTCTATGGATGGAATGCCAGCGGTGGGCTTAACCAAACTCAACTAGGCCGTGGCCTCAATTTAGGCAATTACCTAGAAGCACCTAACGAAGGAGAGTGGACCGGCGGTCGCTTGTTGGTGCAAGAAGACTTACAGATAATTGCTGATGCGGGCTTTAAAACCGTGCGTATTCCGGTGCGTTGGTCAAATCATGCTGCTGAATCTTCTCCTTATCAAATAGACGCCAGCTTCATGGCCCGAGTTAAGCAAGTGGTTAATTGGAGCTTGGCTGAAAATCTGCAAGTGGTGTTAAACGTGCATCACTATGAAGAAATGATGAACGACGGCGAAAATATGCAAGAGTCGCATATTCGCCGTTTAGTAGGGATCTGGCAGCAAATTAGCGAAGAGTTTCCTTTAAGTGAATTTGGCCAAGAGCAAGTGGTGTTTGAGCTACTCAATGAGCCTAATGGCACCATTGGTTACGATGACTGGAATGACATAATTGCGCGTCTTACTCAGCTAATTTGGACCACCATGGCCGCTGAGCAAAACGATGGTAACGAACAACGCACCATTATGATTGGTACTGCTAACTGGGGGCATCCAGACGGTTTAACCGAGCTAGAGCTGCCCAGTAGTGTCAATTCGGATAACACCATTGTTACGGTTCACTACTACGAACCCTTCTACTTTACTCACCAAGGCGCCGATTGGGTAAGTGGTTCTAACGATTGGATTGGCACGCCATGGTTAGGCACCGAATTAGATCAGCAACCTTTGATTGAACTATTCGACCGAGTTACCGCTTGGAATGAACAAGCTGGCCGTGGCTTTGAGATATTTATGGGCGAATACGGTGTGTACTCGCTGCACTCTGAGCCCGACCATCAGCGGGCCTGGACAGCTTTTATCGCTCGAGAAGCAGAGAAACGCAATATTAGTTGGGCCTATTGGGAGTATGCCTCTGGCTTTGGTGCTTATGACCCTGAAGCAGGCGCTTGGCGACCAGCCCTTATCGAAGGTTTAATTCCCACTTCACTGTAG
- a CDS encoding AsmA family protein, giving the protein MLVAILLLPFVMLLVGLKVEIGDSRQLLTNMLSEQLQREVRIKGAIQLELSFRPAITVENIHIANPSGFGEQSFAQVRKASAQVQVLPLLRQHLEIEQILLDGFYLDLVRNVAGENNWQFASGAPEQSSTAAPAESTEQQNTNDFTWQGTNYSFEIEDQILISDARINYADQAAEAVLKWQLEELKLTSLDSETLAMTARGSMLDERYSLDSTWQLEPLLQGRAGDIQLNMQVADAKLGLSGQLAPQKESNSYLELSIDWQNADSIARLLGENLSHMAPIKLETRFDGKPGAYSLSPITATLGSSEFSGELALTGREPVAINGKLAINQIDLSAWLPAEATDALPQQNSNLDSAEQAKNQTIAQVQQVEAQAEELPLLQIIRYWFNQADADLSLNIGEILGLPLEVSSVSLGLKVEGEKLKAPLRAVVDDIRFRGNLKASVENDSLNTSMRLVAQKSPLDKLASRIPVLAGSTGSIGRSVLRISASGSDVTQLLASSEFNYKIEDSRMSLPAGTRFDIKSANLHASLDSELELNLDGVLLDIPVNALIHTSPVRAMLEQQAWKVRMQLDSPAIQLDLNGELPSGVWQQGASLDLKANSPQIGLLAPWLGVDSKAQGPLKLELAIQAQQGKSSLNISQLQIADSKGTIQASWDKSKTEQGLVSVESAWQGIHLAQLMDLMPSEAAKPVIEEDKKSDKPPSEQNTINIRVPILPQGFAIHDADLAISIEELILGEHQLERIELQASARDGWLQQAPFSAEFAQSKIAGNATLDLRSSPLKLDFNIASEQPNIAQLLKQLNIAEQANLALDRAELDLSLQGDNVAQLLASTTLSAKLIGGYWDLVDPNTQASARIELDEGSLSASPKQPLALALNGELKKLPLNVKLSTLSLAEFTQKPSELPLNLSLDVNQVNLQAKATLPRPVSLNNLSLAMQLTSPSLSQLDSLHGIQLPPFGPIKLAGELLISDQGYAINNMLLAVANSQLSGQASLNTLGQKPQFDIGISANNIQLDDFRTGDWQGLEQDLASSDPQPQQESDLEVNEQDEAEKAAQPLLSQAVLQRLNANFALDVERVKSGNDWLGEGKLYWQLQDGSLRLAPLWLALPGGEIDISGELSATDSGFYSQLKAEIENFDYGLLARRIKPDTDMRGTFSLNLDVNSEFEQLEQWLESANGKVGFAVWPKEFEAGIMDLWAVSLASAVVPELDDSEKSVLNCVVAAFDSNNGQLVQNLLLADTSRMRVLGETEVDFKQQQVKMVLRPKAKRAQIFGLSTPVQVTGSFEDFKVGVASGGLIGTTIRFVTSPVVSPLRWIVEAPLDADGSELCRQAWQQAKQVDVTN; this is encoded by the coding sequence GTGTTAGTTGCAATTCTGCTGCTTCCCTTTGTTATGTTATTGGTGGGGCTAAAGGTAGAAATTGGCGACAGCCGTCAGCTGCTTACTAATATGCTTAGTGAGCAATTGCAACGTGAGGTGCGAATTAAAGGCGCTATTCAACTGGAATTGTCTTTTCGTCCCGCTATTACTGTAGAAAATATCCACATTGCCAACCCTAGTGGCTTTGGTGAACAAAGCTTTGCCCAAGTGCGTAAAGCCAGTGCGCAAGTTCAAGTATTGCCCTTATTAAGACAGCACTTAGAAATTGAACAAATATTGCTAGATGGCTTTTATCTCGACTTGGTAAGAAATGTTGCTGGCGAAAACAATTGGCAATTTGCTAGCGGCGCACCAGAGCAGAGTTCAACAGCAGCTCCCGCAGAATCTACTGAACAACAAAACACTAATGACTTTACTTGGCAGGGTACTAACTACAGTTTCGAGATTGAAGATCAAATCCTGATAAGCGATGCCAGAATTAACTACGCCGACCAAGCCGCAGAAGCAGTTCTAAAATGGCAACTAGAAGAGCTAAAACTCACCTCTTTAGACAGTGAAACACTGGCGATGACAGCCAGGGGAAGCATGTTAGATGAGCGTTATTCCTTAGATTCAACTTGGCAGCTAGAGCCCTTACTGCAAGGGCGCGCGGGCGACATACAGTTAAATATGCAAGTGGCAGACGCGAAGCTAGGGCTATCGGGGCAGTTGGCACCGCAAAAAGAAAGCAACAGCTATTTGGAGCTAAGTATTGATTGGCAAAATGCTGATTCAATCGCGCGCTTGCTGGGTGAAAATCTGTCGCATATGGCGCCGATTAAGCTTGAGACACGTTTTGATGGCAAGCCCGGTGCGTATAGCTTGTCGCCAATTACTGCCACTTTGGGTAGCAGTGAGTTTTCTGGAGAGTTGGCGCTAACTGGGCGTGAGCCAGTGGCAATTAATGGCAAGCTAGCCATCAATCAAATTGACCTAAGTGCTTGGCTTCCTGCCGAAGCGACTGACGCTTTACCACAACAAAACTCCAATCTAGATTCAGCAGAGCAAGCAAAAAACCAGACTATTGCTCAAGTGCAACAGGTTGAAGCGCAGGCCGAAGAGCTTCCTTTATTGCAGATTATTCGATACTGGTTCAATCAAGCAGATGCTGATTTGTCTTTAAACATTGGCGAAATACTGGGGCTGCCGTTAGAGGTATCTTCAGTTAGCTTAGGCTTAAAAGTGGAGGGTGAAAAACTAAAAGCACCGCTGCGCGCGGTGGTTGATGATATTCGCTTTCGCGGCAACCTTAAAGCCAGTGTAGAGAATGACAGTTTAAATACATCAATGCGTTTGGTTGCGCAAAAGTCACCACTAGATAAGTTGGCTAGTCGTATTCCTGTGTTGGCAGGGAGCACCGGAAGTATTGGCCGCTCGGTATTGCGCATTAGTGCCTCTGGCAGTGATGTGACACAGTTATTAGCCAGTAGCGAATTTAACTACAAAATCGAAGACAGCCGTATGAGCCTGCCAGCAGGCACTAGGTTTGATATTAAAAGTGCTAATTTACATGCCAGTTTAGACAGTGAGCTAGAGCTAAACCTTGACGGTGTGCTACTGGATATTCCGGTTAATGCGCTTATCCACACCAGCCCTGTGCGCGCCATGCTTGAGCAACAAGCTTGGAAAGTGCGTATGCAACTAGATTCTCCGGCCATCCAACTAGATTTAAATGGGGAGCTACCCAGTGGGGTATGGCAGCAAGGAGCAAGCTTAGATCTTAAGGCAAACTCACCACAAATTGGTTTGTTAGCGCCTTGGTTGGGAGTAGATAGCAAAGCTCAAGGGCCACTCAAGCTCGAGCTAGCCATTCAGGCTCAGCAAGGAAAATCCTCACTCAATATTAGCCAACTGCAGATAGCAGATAGTAAGGGAACCATTCAAGCCAGTTGGGATAAAAGTAAAACCGAGCAAGGCTTGGTGAGTGTTGAATCAGCCTGGCAAGGTATTCACTTGGCTCAATTAATGGATTTAATGCCCAGTGAAGCAGCAAAACCAGTAATTGAAGAAGATAAAAAATCTGATAAGCCGCCCAGTGAACAGAACACTATCAATATTCGTGTGCCTATATTGCCGCAAGGCTTTGCTATTCATGATGCTGATCTTGCAATTAGTATCGAAGAGCTGATACTCGGTGAACATCAACTTGAACGCATAGAGTTACAAGCGTCTGCGCGAGATGGCTGGTTGCAGCAAGCGCCATTTAGTGCTGAATTTGCCCAGAGCAAAATAGCCGGCAATGCGACACTCGACCTACGTAGCTCACCACTTAAGCTCGATTTTAATATTGCTAGCGAGCAACCCAACATCGCTCAATTACTTAAACAGCTTAATATTGCCGAGCAAGCAAACCTCGCTTTAGACCGCGCCGAGTTGGATTTGTCTTTGCAAGGAGATAACGTGGCTCAGCTATTAGCAAGCACCACACTCTCTGCCAAGCTCATCGGTGGCTATTGGGATTTAGTTGACCCCAATACTCAAGCCAGCGCACGAATCGAATTAGATGAAGGCAGCTTAAGCGCTAGCCCCAAGCAGCCTTTGGCCTTAGCCTTAAATGGCGAGTTAAAAAAACTACCTCTGAATGTAAAACTAAGCACACTAAGCTTGGCTGAGTTTACTCAAAAACCTAGCGAGCTACCCCTCAATCTTAGCTTGGATGTGAACCAAGTTAATTTACAAGCTAAGGCCACACTGCCGCGCCCTGTGTCGCTAAATAACCTGAGCCTTGCAATGCAGCTCACCAGCCCCAGTTTAAGTCAGTTAGACAGCTTACATGGCATTCAGTTACCGCCATTTGGTCCAATAAAACTGGCCGGTGAATTGCTGATTAGCGACCAAGGGTACGCGATTAATAACATGTTATTGGCAGTGGCTAATAGCCAGCTTAGCGGTCAAGCAAGTTTAAACACGCTTGGTCAAAAGCCCCAGTTCGATATTGGAATTAGCGCAAATAACATTCAGCTGGACGATTTTAGAACTGGCGACTGGCAGGGCCTAGAGCAAGACTTGGCTTCATCAGACCCTCAGCCGCAGCAAGAAAGTGACCTTGAGGTCAACGAACAGGATGAGGCAGAAAAAGCCGCACAACCCTTGTTAAGCCAAGCGGTGCTGCAGCGTTTAAATGCTAACTTTGCCTTGGATGTTGAACGGGTTAAATCTGGTAATGATTGGCTAGGTGAGGGCAAACTGTATTGGCAGTTGCAAGATGGCAGCTTGCGCTTGGCACCTTTGTGGTTAGCCCTACCGGGTGGTGAAATTGATATTAGTGGCGAGTTAAGCGCTACAGACAGCGGATTTTACAGTCAACTAAAAGCAGAGATAGAGAACTTTGATTACGGCTTGTTAGCCAGGCGGATAAAGCCTGATACTGATATGCGCGGCACCTTTAGTTTGAACCTTGATGTTAACAGCGAGTTTGAACAACTAGAACAGTGGCTAGAAAGTGCTAATGGCAAGGTAGGCTTTGCGGTATGGCCAAAAGAGTTTGAAGCCGGCATCATGGATTTATGGGCGGTAAGCCTAGCCAGTGCGGTGGTACCCGAGTTGGATGACTCGGAAAAATCAGTGCTTAACTGTGTGGTTGCCGCCTTTGATAGTAATAACGGACAGTTGGTTCAAAACTTACTGCTGGCTGATACCTCACGCATGAGAGTGTTGGGTGAAACAGAAGTCGACTTTAAACAACAACAAGTAAAAATGGTGCTGCGACCAAAAGCAAAACGCGCCCAGATATTTGGTTTATCTACTCCGGTACAAGTCACCGGAAGCTTTGAAGATTTTAAAGTGGGTGTCGCCAGTGGTGGCCTAATTGGCACCACCATTCGCTTTGTTACCAGCCCAGTGGTGTCGCCACTGCGTTGGATAGTTGAAGCGCCGCTTGATGCCGATGGCAGTGAGCTATGTCGCCAAGCCTGGCAGCAAGCTAAACAGGTAGATGTAACCAACTGA
- a CDS encoding ABC transporter substrate-binding protein — protein MPSLIKHLFLLAALNCSQGVAASDLTICNRLVVTGNAEYPPILWRDQNNPGKLTGLAIELLELALMDTDISVDARDRGVWARALQEAKHGEVDMLAGAFLTNERQQYMDYIVPQFTDVPSVVWTKKGNEFNYQKWEDLLDRRGGTLVNNSFGQDFDTYAKANLKILSSASAERSFAMLLADRFDYVLYELYQGLTILESAGLKSKVVPLDNPISVEGLYFTFSKKSGCNSEELRRHLSERVTQLTKFNTFDQLFDKHMQAWLLQQSNFGVVPRN, from the coding sequence ATGCCCTCTCTTATTAAACACCTATTCCTGCTTGCTGCATTAAACTGTTCTCAGGGAGTTGCTGCCTCAGACTTAACTATTTGTAATCGCTTGGTGGTAACCGGTAACGCGGAATATCCGCCTATTTTGTGGCGAGACCAAAATAACCCCGGAAAGCTCACCGGCCTTGCCATCGAGTTACTCGAATTAGCTTTAATGGACACCGATATTAGCGTAGATGCTCGAGACCGTGGTGTCTGGGCTAGAGCATTACAAGAAGCTAAACACGGTGAAGTAGACATGTTGGCCGGAGCGTTTTTAACTAATGAACGACAGCAATATATGGACTACATTGTGCCGCAGTTTACCGACGTGCCCAGCGTGGTGTGGACCAAAAAAGGCAATGAGTTTAACTATCAAAAATGGGAAGACTTATTAGATCGCCGTGGAGGAACATTGGTCAATAATAGTTTTGGCCAAGACTTTGATACCTACGCCAAAGCCAATTTGAAGATCCTAAGTAGTGCGTCGGCAGAGCGCTCTTTTGCTATGTTGTTAGCCGATCGCTTCGACTATGTACTTTACGAGCTCTATCAAGGTTTAACCATTTTGGAATCTGCAGGCCTAAAATCTAAAGTGGTACCTTTAGACAATCCCATTTCTGTAGAAGGTTTATATTTCACCTTTTCTAAAAAGTCAGGCTGTAATAGCGAGGAGTTAAGGCGTCATTTAAGCGAGCGGGTTACTCAGCTGACTAAGTTTAATACCTTTGACCAGCTCTTCGATAAGCACATGCAAGCCTGGTTGTTACAGCAATCTAATTTTGGTGTGGTACCGCGTAACTAA
- a CDS encoding sugar MFS transporter gives MLLLLAIIYLAFISLGLPDSLLGSSWPIMRGDLNASLEFAGVISIVVSAGTVVSSLLSTRVTHRFGTGKVVAFSVLMTAIALFGFCLSLNPWLLVLLAVPLGLGAGAVDAALNNFVAINYKAKHMNYLHSFWGVGATAGPLIMALYLSQQQGWREGYATISYIQFALVAVLLLALPLWKRAASESLAAGGEQPAPISNRNAVKIKGVKLQLLTFFCYCSLEAGTGLWAASYLISQLQVSAANAAFWTAMYFLGITLGRFICGFVSERIAEDKLVRAGVLSILVGVVLLLIPGGAMLAKIGLMLIGFGCAPIYPNTIHLTPQRFGKHASQAIIGLSMACAYVGTTLMPPFIGLLAASSSFVVLPIALLVFSALMLFSTERLKHWPQSQQNN, from the coding sequence ATGCTATTGCTGTTAGCGATTATTTATCTAGCCTTTATTAGCCTTGGCCTACCTGATTCGTTATTGGGCTCTTCCTGGCCAATCATGCGTGGCGACTTAAATGCCAGCCTTGAGTTTGCTGGTGTTATATCTATTGTGGTGAGCGCGGGAACCGTGGTATCGAGCTTGTTATCCACCCGAGTTACCCATCGATTTGGTACCGGTAAGGTGGTTGCCTTTAGTGTACTAATGACCGCAATAGCATTGTTCGGGTTTTGCTTAAGCCTAAACCCATGGCTACTAGTGCTGCTAGCTGTGCCTCTTGGCTTGGGTGCAGGGGCAGTAGACGCAGCCTTAAATAACTTTGTTGCGATAAACTACAAAGCAAAACACATGAACTATCTACACTCTTTTTGGGGTGTAGGCGCAACCGCTGGGCCATTAATCATGGCGCTGTATTTAAGCCAACAACAAGGCTGGCGCGAAGGTTATGCCACCATTTCCTATATTCAATTTGCCTTAGTGGCGGTGCTGCTTTTAGCACTGCCGCTGTGGAAGCGGGCAGCTAGCGAAAGTTTGGCGGCGGGTGGAGAGCAGCCCGCGCCTATAAGTAATCGCAATGCCGTAAAAATAAAAGGCGTTAAACTGCAGCTACTCACCTTCTTTTGCTATTGTTCTTTAGAGGCTGGAACCGGCTTGTGGGCAGCTAGTTACCTGATTAGCCAGCTACAAGTGAGTGCCGCTAATGCAGCCTTTTGGACAGCTATGTATTTCTTGGGCATTACCCTGGGGCGCTTTATTTGTGGCTTTGTCTCTGAGCGAATAGCGGAAGACAAACTGGTGCGCGCTGGAGTGCTAAGCATATTGGTCGGTGTTGTATTGTTGCTTATTCCTGGCGGGGCTATGCTGGCGAAAATTGGCTTAATGTTGATAGGTTTTGGCTGCGCACCAATCTACCCAAATACAATCCACCTAACGCCGCAGCGTTTTGGTAAGCATGCATCGCAGGCGATTATTGGTTTGTCGATGGCTTGCGCTTATGTGGGGACAACCCTAATGCCACCGTTTATTGGGCTGCTGGCAGCCTCTAGCTCCTTTGTTGTGTTGCCCATAGCTTTGTTAGTGTTTAGCGCTTTAATGCTGTTTAGTACCGAGCGTCTTAAGCATTGGCCACAATCGCAGCAAAACAATTAG
- a CDS encoding phosphoribosyltransferase, producing the protein MANEDIGELVFSSQQISQGVSAVAKQLNQKYLGESLVVISVVPGGMLFAADLVRQLDLDLAMDYISCPHTPGSRNNDSNIEYQQNINIENQHVIVIDDAIESGGTMQRLIAHLSKHYAPKSLAVACLLVKPSRVTIAAEQHYAFEMDNDDLLVGYGLPWNNLYRNLPYISKLNTLDKQGLAISGDNQHGRN; encoded by the coding sequence ATGGCAAATGAAGATATTGGTGAACTAGTATTTAGTTCGCAGCAGATAAGCCAAGGTGTAAGCGCGGTAGCCAAGCAGCTTAACCAAAAATACCTCGGTGAATCGCTGGTGGTGATAAGCGTAGTACCGGGTGGGATGTTATTTGCCGCGGACTTAGTGCGTCAGTTAGATCTTGACCTAGCCATGGACTATATATCTTGCCCACATACCCCGGGTAGTAGAAATAACGATTCCAATATCGAGTACCAGCAAAACATCAACATCGAGAATCAACATGTGATTGTTATCGACGATGCCATCGAGTCGGGAGGCACCATGCAGCGCTTAATCGCTCATCTATCTAAGCACTATGCTCCCAAAAGCTTGGCGGTGGCCTGTTTATTAGTGAAACCTAGCAGGGTAACTATTGCCGCAGAGCAGCATTACGCATTTGAAATGGACAACGATGATTTACTCGTAGGTTACGGCTTGCCTTGGAACAATCTGTATAGAAACCTGCCTTATATTTCTAAACTTAATACTTTGGACAAACAAGGCTTAGCAATATCTGGAGATAACCAGCATGGCAGGAATTAG